One genomic region from Bradyrhizobium icense encodes:
- the rdgB gene encoding RdgB/HAM1 family non-canonical purine NTP pyrophosphatase, with product MHRRITGRLVIATHNPGKLAEMRELLAPHGVEAVSAGELGLGEPVETGKTFRANASIKAIAAAKAAQLPAFADDSGLVVDALDGAPGIYSARWAGEGKDFMAAMTRIERLLQERGATTPEKRKAHFVSALCVAWPDGHLEEVEARADGTLVWPPRGTAGFGYDPAFLPDGHTRTFGEMSSIEKHGLPPLGLGLSHRARAFVKLAEICLG from the coding sequence ATGCACCGTCGAATCACCGGCCGGCTCGTGATCGCGACCCATAATCCCGGCAAACTTGCCGAGATGCGGGAATTGCTGGCGCCGCACGGGGTTGAGGCGGTCTCCGCGGGCGAACTGGGCCTCGGCGAACCGGTAGAGACCGGCAAGACGTTTCGGGCCAACGCGTCAATCAAGGCGATCGCGGCGGCGAAGGCCGCGCAATTGCCGGCCTTTGCCGATGATTCCGGCCTCGTGGTCGATGCGCTCGATGGCGCGCCGGGAATCTATTCGGCGCGCTGGGCGGGCGAGGGCAAGGATTTCATGGCGGCGATGACAAGGATCGAGCGCCTGTTGCAGGAGCGCGGCGCGACCACGCCCGAGAAACGCAAGGCGCATTTCGTTTCCGCGCTCTGCGTCGCCTGGCCCGACGGCCATCTCGAAGAGGTCGAGGCCCGCGCCGATGGAACCCTGGTCTGGCCGCCGCGCGGCACCGCCGGTTTCGGCTATGATCCGGCATTCCTGCCCGACGGGCATACGCGGACCTTTGGCGAGATGAGTTCGATCGAAAAGCACGGGCTGCCGCCGCTCGGACTGGGCCTGTCGCACCGGGCACGGGCTTTCGTCAAACTGGCGGAGATCTGCCTTGGCTAG
- the hemW gene encoding radical SAM family heme chaperone HemW, translating to MASRERPRPKDAFGVYVHWPFCLSKCPYCDFNSHVRHAPIDEQRFARAFAREIETTAARAPGRTVTSIFLGGGTPSLMQPQTVAAILDAIGKHWRVAGNVEVTLEANPTSVEATRFRGYRAAGVNRVSLGVQALDDASLKALGRLHTAREALDAVAIARTAFDRYSFDLIYARPDQTPQMWADELKLAISEAAEHLSLYQLTIEEGTPFFGLHAAGKLKTPDEAVARALYDVTQEVCAHHGLPAYEISNHAREGAECQHNLVYWRGEEYAGIGPGAHGRLDIDGARHATATEKRPEAWLMRVEANGHGVVTDDYLNSEERADEFLLMGLRLAEGIDPERYAALSGRTLDPHRIAVLREEGAITVDTDGRLRVTKDGFPVLDAVVADLAA from the coding sequence TTGGCTAGTCGCGAGCGCCCCCGCCCCAAGGACGCCTTCGGCGTCTACGTGCACTGGCCGTTCTGCCTGTCGAAATGCCCCTATTGCGATTTCAACAGCCACGTCCGCCACGCACCCATCGACGAGCAACGTTTTGCGCGCGCGTTCGCGCGAGAGATCGAAACCACGGCGGCGCGCGCACCGGGGCGGACCGTGACGTCGATCTTTCTCGGCGGCGGCACGCCGTCCTTGATGCAGCCGCAGACCGTCGCCGCGATTTTGGATGCGATCGGCAAGCACTGGCGCGTCGCCGGCAATGTCGAGGTCACGCTCGAAGCCAACCCCACCAGCGTGGAAGCGACGCGGTTTCGCGGCTACCGCGCAGCCGGCGTCAATCGCGTCTCGCTTGGCGTACAGGCGCTCGACGACGCCTCGCTGAAGGCGCTCGGACGGCTGCATACTGCGCGCGAGGCGCTCGATGCGGTCGCGATCGCGCGCACTGCGTTCGACCGCTACTCATTCGACCTGATCTACGCCCGCCCCGACCAGACTCCGCAGATGTGGGCGGATGAACTGAAGCTCGCGATCTCTGAAGCCGCCGAGCATCTCTCGCTCTACCAACTCACCATCGAGGAAGGCACGCCGTTCTTCGGCCTGCACGCGGCGGGCAAACTCAAGACACCAGACGAGGCGGTGGCGCGTGCGCTGTACGACGTGACGCAGGAAGTCTGCGCACATCATGGCTTGCCGGCCTACGAGATTTCCAATCACGCCCGTGAAGGGGCGGAATGCCAGCACAATCTCGTCTACTGGCGCGGCGAGGAATATGCCGGCATCGGCCCCGGCGCACATGGCCGCCTCGACATCGACGGCGCGCGACACGCGACCGCGACCGAGAAGCGCCCGGAAGCCTGGTTGATGCGCGTCGAGGCCAACGGCCACGGCGTCGTCACCGACGACTACCTCAACAGCGAAGAACGCGCCGATGAATTTTTGCTGATGGGATTGCGCCTCGCCGAAGGCATCGATCCCGAACGTTATGCGGCATTGTCAGGCCGCACGCTCGATCCGCATCGCATCGCCGTGCTGCGCGAGGAAGGCGCGATCACTGTCGATACGGATGGCAGGCTGCGCGTGACGAAGGACGGTTTTCCGGTGCTGGACGCGGTGGTGGCGGATCTCGCCGCGTGA
- a CDS encoding YraN family protein, with protein sequence MAKADGPTPPDATAKIAAPERVAAFRTGLSAESRAAAYLMAKGYRILAKRFRTPYGEIDLVARKRNLVAFIEVKARASLDDAAYAVTARQQARIIDAAQAWLMAHPEHAEFELRFDAVLIAPRRLPRHLLAAFDASV encoded by the coding sequence ATGGCGAAGGCTGACGGCCCCACGCCGCCCGATGCGACCGCCAAAATCGCCGCCCCCGAGCGGGTCGCGGCCTTTCGCACCGGGCTTTCAGCCGAAAGCCGCGCTGCGGCCTATCTGATGGCAAAAGGCTACCGCATCCTGGCAAAGCGCTTCCGCACGCCCTATGGCGAGATTGACCTGGTGGCGAGGAAGCGCAATCTGGTCGCCTTCATCGAGGTCAAGGCCAGAGCCAGCCTCGATGACGCCGCCTACGCCGTTACGGCGCGCCAGCAGGCCCGCATCATCGACGCAGCGCAGGCCTGGCTGATGGCGCATCCCGAGCATGCCGAATTCGAGCTTCGTTTCGACGCCGTCCTGATTGCACCCAGACGTCTGCCACGCCATCTGTTAGCGGCATTCGACGCCAGCGTTTAA
- the rph gene encoding ribonuclease PH, with translation MRPSRRAPDQLRPVSLERGVVKYAEGSCMVKFGDTHVLVTATLEERLPPWLKGQGRGWVTAEYGMLPRATLERTRREAAAGKQGGRTVEIQRLIGRSLRAAVDLEALGERQITVDCDVIQADGGTRTASITGAWVALADCIGWMKNRNMLKANVLRDNVAAISCGIYQGTPVLDLDYAEDSEAETDANFVMTGDGRIIEVQGTAEKTPFSQDEFLALMELARKGVARLVDLQKLAVA, from the coding sequence ATGCGGCCGAGCCGCCGTGCGCCCGATCAGTTGCGCCCCGTGTCGCTGGAACGCGGCGTGGTCAAATATGCCGAAGGTTCCTGCATGGTGAAGTTCGGCGACACCCATGTGCTGGTCACCGCTACGCTGGAAGAACGGCTGCCGCCCTGGTTGAAGGGGCAGGGCCGCGGCTGGGTCACGGCCGAATACGGCATGCTGCCGCGCGCCACCTTGGAGCGTACCCGCCGCGAGGCGGCGGCCGGCAAGCAGGGCGGGCGCACGGTCGAGATCCAGCGGCTGATCGGCCGCTCCTTGCGCGCAGCCGTCGACCTCGAAGCGCTCGGCGAGCGTCAGATTACGGTGGATTGCGACGTGATCCAGGCCGATGGCGGCACCCGCACAGCCTCGATCACCGGCGCCTGGGTGGCGCTGGCCGACTGCATCGGCTGGATGAAGAACCGCAACATGCTGAAAGCCAACGTGCTGCGCGACAATGTCGCCGCGATCTCCTGCGGTATCTATCAGGGCACGCCGGTGCTCGACCTCGACTATGCCGAGGATTCCGAGGCCGAGACCGATGCCAATTTCGTCATGACCGGCGACGGCCGCATCATCGAGGTACAGGGCACCGCCGAGAAGACGCCGTTTTCGCAAGACGAGTTCCTGGCGCTGATGGAACTGGCGCGCAAGGGTGTCGCGCGCCTGGTGGACTTGCAGAAGCTGGCCGTCGCGTAG
- the gshB gene encoding glutathione synthase, with the protein MKLNVAVQMDPIARINIRGDSTFALMLEAQKRGHGLSYFTPDQLSLRGEELVAPVQVVTVRDEAGNHFTLGEPKRQPLNAFDVILLRQEPPFDIAYITSTHLLERIHPRTLVVNDPASVRNAPEKMFVLNFPQLMPPTLISRDLDEINSFREEHGAVVMKPLHGHGGAAVFRVMPQDMNFGSLFDMFSVTFREPWVIQRFLPEVKHGDKRIILIDGEFAGAVNRVPAPDDLRSNMVRGGAAQSTDLSPREREICDTLGPALRERGLLFVGIDVIDGNLTEINVTCPTGIRAIQRLGGPDVAAKIWDTIEKKRGGK; encoded by the coding sequence ATGAAACTGAATGTCGCCGTCCAGATGGACCCCATCGCGCGTATCAACATCCGCGGCGATTCGACCTTCGCCCTGATGCTGGAAGCGCAAAAGCGCGGCCATGGGCTTTCCTATTTCACGCCGGACCAGCTATCGCTGCGTGGCGAGGAGTTGGTGGCGCCGGTGCAGGTGGTGACCGTGCGCGACGAGGCCGGCAATCATTTCACGCTCGGTGAGCCCAAGCGCCAGCCGCTGAACGCTTTCGACGTCATCCTGTTGCGGCAGGAGCCGCCGTTCGATATCGCCTACATCACCTCGACGCATTTGCTGGAACGAATCCATCCCAGGACGCTGGTCGTCAACGATCCCGCCAGCGTGCGCAACGCGCCGGAAAAGATGTTCGTGCTGAACTTTCCTCAACTGATGCCGCCGACGCTGATCTCGCGCGACCTCGACGAAATCAATTCGTTCCGCGAAGAGCATGGCGCGGTCGTCATGAAGCCGCTGCACGGCCATGGCGGCGCGGCAGTGTTTCGCGTGATGCCGCAGGACATGAATTTCGGCTCGCTGTTCGACATGTTTTCCGTCACCTTCAGGGAGCCTTGGGTGATCCAGCGCTTCCTGCCCGAGGTGAAGCACGGCGACAAGCGCATCATCCTGATCGACGGCGAATTCGCCGGCGCCGTCAACCGCGTCCCCGCTCCCGACGACCTCCGCTCCAACATGGTGCGCGGCGGCGCCGCGCAGTCGACCGACCTTTCGCCGCGCGAGCGCGAGATTTGCGACACGTTGGGCCCGGCCTTACGCGAACGCGGCCTGCTGTTCGTCGGCATCGACGTGATCGACGGCAACCTCACCGAGATCAACGTGACCTGCCCGACCGGCATCCGCGCGATCCAGCGGCTCGGCGGACCGGACGTCGCGGCAAAGATCTGGGATACCATCGAGAAAAAGCGCGGCGGGAAGTAA
- a CDS encoding penicillin-binding protein activator: protein MVGPLNRKPGSSVPCPSSPTRRTALGLILGAPLLGACAGGQVSSPFGPSAPEGPPGPQQQPLAVGTGQVKVGLILPLSAAGNAGVAAQSMKNAAEMALAEFQNPNIQLLIKDDSGSPQGAQQVTQQALDEGVEIILGPLFAASVPATAQLTRARGISVIAFSTDSSVAGRGVYLLSFLPESDVNRIVDYSASIGKRSFAALLPDNAYGNVVEAAFKQAAGRKGRIVAFEKYTADRAGAARTVAQSLGSADALFIADDGESVVATADALTAAGANLRNIQLLGTGLWDNPRVYANATLQGGLYAAPDPSGFRAFSGRYRAKYGTDPVRTATLAYDAVALVAALSKQQGGQRFAPETLTNPSGFAGTDGLFRFRSDGTNERGLAVMKVASGGSTPVAGSPKSFGA, encoded by the coding sequence ATGGTAGGCCCGCTCAATCGTAAGCCCGGATCCTCGGTTCCGTGCCCGTCAAGCCCGACCCGGCGGACGGCACTTGGCCTTATTCTCGGGGCACCGCTGCTCGGCGCCTGCGCCGGCGGCCAGGTTTCCAGCCCGTTCGGCCCGTCCGCGCCCGAGGGGCCGCCGGGCCCGCAGCAACAGCCGCTTGCGGTTGGCACCGGGCAGGTCAAGGTCGGCCTGATCCTGCCGCTCTCGGCTGCCGGCAATGCCGGCGTCGCCGCGCAATCGATGAAGAATGCGGCCGAGATGGCGCTGGCGGAATTCCAGAACCCGAACATTCAGCTTCTGATCAAGGACGACAGCGGCAGTCCGCAGGGCGCCCAGCAGGTGACCCAGCAGGCGCTCGACGAAGGCGTGGAAATCATTCTGGGGCCGCTGTTTGCGGCATCGGTGCCGGCGACCGCGCAACTGACGCGGGCGCGCGGCATTTCGGTGATCGCGTTCTCGACCGATTCCAGCGTGGCCGGCCGCGGTGTTTACCTCCTGAGCTTCCTGCCGGAGTCCGACGTCAACCGGATCGTCGATTATTCCGCCAGCATCGGAAAGCGGTCGTTTGCGGCGCTGTTGCCCGACAATGCCTATGGCAATGTGGTGGAAGCGGCGTTCAAGCAGGCAGCCGGCCGCAAGGGGCGCATCGTCGCCTTCGAGAAATACACCGCCGATCGCGCCGGGGCGGCGCGGACGGTGGCGCAGTCGCTCGGCTCGGCGGACGCGCTGTTCATCGCCGACGACGGCGAATCCGTCGTGGCGACGGCGGACGCCCTGACCGCTGCGGGCGCGAACTTGCGCAACATCCAGTTGCTCGGCACGGGGCTCTGGGACAATCCGCGCGTCTATGCGAACGCGACGCTGCAGGGCGGGCTCTATGCCGCGCCCGATCCGTCGGGTTTCCGCGCCTTCTCCGGCCGCTACCGCGCCAAATACGGCACGGACCCCGTGCGCACCGCAACGCTCGCTTACGATGCCGTCGCGCTGGTTGCTGCGCTGTCGAAGCAGCAGGGCGGCCAACGCTTTGCGCCAGAGACGCTGACTAACCCGTCCGGCTTCGCCGGTACCGACGGCCTGTTCCGCTTCCGCTCCGACGGCACCAACGAGCGCGGCCTTGCCGTGATGAAGGTCGCCAGCGGCGGCAGCACGCCGGTCGCCGGTTCGCCGAAGAGTTTTGGGGCGTGA
- the rsmI gene encoding 16S rRNA (cytidine(1402)-2'-O)-methyltransferase, with product MRAKPSSSYGSDTEPGSANRTFLIGGHTLNAPKPVPGLYLVATPIGNLGDITLRALETLAGVDIIACEDTRITRRLVERYAISAELKPYHEHNAAMARPKILERLAQGASIALVSDAGTPLISDPGFKLVREVSAAGHAVIAVPGASSVLTALSVAALPTDRFYFEGFLPAKQVSRRSRLAELSRIDATLVMFESGNRVQETLADLAEIMAGRDAAICRELTKLHEDIKRAPISELAKAAGTLETRGEFVLVIGPPRKDADIMTQHDLDDLLRSSLARESVKDSVAHAVELSGRPRREVYARALELAKETPRRARGGDGEG from the coding sequence ATGCGCGCAAAGCCCAGTTCAAGCTATGGCTCTGATACCGAACCGGGTTCGGCCAACAGAACTTTTTTGATTGGCGGCCACACTCTGAATGCTCCGAAGCCGGTTCCCGGTCTCTATCTGGTGGCGACCCCGATCGGCAATCTCGGCGACATCACCTTGCGCGCGCTGGAGACCCTGGCCGGCGTCGACATCATCGCCTGCGAGGACACCCGCATCACCCGCCGCCTGGTCGAACGCTATGCGATCTCGGCGGAACTCAAGCCATATCACGAGCACAACGCGGCGATGGCAAGGCCGAAAATCCTGGAGCGGCTGGCGCAGGGCGCTTCGATCGCGCTGGTGTCGGACGCCGGCACGCCACTGATCTCCGACCCCGGCTTCAAGCTGGTGCGCGAGGTCTCTGCAGCCGGCCATGCCGTGATCGCGGTGCCCGGTGCATCCTCGGTGCTGACGGCACTTTCGGTCGCGGCACTACCCACCGACCGGTTCTATTTCGAGGGATTTTTGCCGGCCAAACAAGTCTCGCGGCGGAGTCGGCTCGCAGAACTCTCCCGGATCGACGCCACGCTGGTGATGTTCGAATCCGGCAACCGGGTGCAGGAAACGCTCGCCGACCTCGCCGAGATCATGGCCGGGCGCGACGCCGCGATCTGCCGCGAACTCACGAAGCTGCACGAGGACATCAAGCGCGCGCCGATATCAGAACTGGCGAAAGCCGCAGGCACGCTGGAAACCCGCGGCGAGTTCGTGCTCGTCATCGGCCCGCCGCGCAAGGACGCCGATATCATGACGCAGCACGACCTCGACGATCTGCTGCGATCGTCGCTGGCGCGCGAAAGCGTCAAGGACAGCGTCGCGCATGCGGTCGAGCTTTCGGGGCGCCCGCGCCGCGAAGTCTATGCCCGCGCATTGGAGCTTGCCAAAGAAACCCCCAGGCGAGCACGAGGCGGCGATGGCGAAGGCTGA
- a CDS encoding MBL fold metallo-hydrolase, whose translation MTTNLSRRSLLALGAGLGMGLGASTMLGGSALAKAPKLGTQTPYWHRFVLGDAEVTVVSDGPLPLGDPSGTFTGVPKEEVKKMLSDNFLNPDNVVLEQNSPIVNTGDKLILFDTGMGTSKAFGPTTGQQQKNMMAAGIKPTDIDAVVCSHAHIDHIGGLVGADDKPLFPNAQVYIAQSDFDFWTDEGKLGSPLKDFIIHARKNLMPVRDRIVFIKDNQEFLPGVTALAAPGHTVGHTIFMVSSKGKSFCFLGDLSHHAVLLLEKPRMEFSYDSDPKQAAASRVKMLDMLAANKIPVMSYHFAWPGYGHVAKNGDGFRYYPEPMNMQL comes from the coding sequence ATGACGACGAATCTTTCGCGACGGTCTTTGCTTGCGCTCGGTGCTGGACTCGGAATGGGTCTTGGCGCTTCAACGATGCTCGGCGGCAGCGCGCTGGCCAAAGCGCCAAAACTCGGCACGCAGACGCCCTACTGGCACCGTTTCGTTCTCGGCGACGCCGAAGTCACCGTGGTCTCCGACGGCCCGCTGCCGCTGGGCGATCCCTCCGGCACGTTTACCGGCGTGCCGAAGGAGGAAGTGAAGAAGATGCTGTCCGACAACTTCCTCAACCCGGACAACGTCGTGCTCGAGCAGAACTCGCCGATCGTGAACACCGGCGACAAGCTGATCCTGTTCGATACCGGCATGGGCACCTCGAAGGCATTCGGCCCGACCACCGGCCAGCAGCAGAAGAACATGATGGCGGCCGGCATCAAGCCGACGGACATCGACGCCGTGGTGTGCTCGCACGCCCATATCGATCACATCGGCGGCCTTGTCGGCGCCGACGACAAGCCGCTATTCCCGAACGCGCAGGTCTACATCGCCCAGAGCGATTTCGATTTCTGGACCGATGAAGGCAAGCTCGGCAGTCCGCTGAAGGACTTCATCATCCACGCCCGCAAGAACCTGATGCCGGTGCGCGACCGCATCGTCTTCATCAAGGACAACCAGGAATTCCTGCCCGGCGTCACCGCGCTCGCGGCTCCTGGCCACACCGTCGGCCACACCATCTTCATGGTCAGTTCGAAGGGCAAATCCTTCTGCTTCCTCGGCGACCTCTCGCACCACGCGGTGCTGCTGCTGGAGAAGCCGCGGATGGAGTTCTCCTACGACAGCGATCCGAAGCAGGCGGCCGCCTCACGGGTGAAGATGCTGGACATGCTCGCGGCCAACAAAATTCCCGTGATGTCCTATCACTTCGCCTGGCCGGGCTACGGCCACGTCGCCAAGAACGGCGATGGCTTCCGGTATTATCCCGAGCCGATGAACATGCAGCTCTGA